The following proteins are co-located in the Alphaproteobacteria bacterium genome:
- the dctP gene encoding TRAP transporter substrate-binding protein DctP: protein MLCPARNAFLGLFLFFALWSPCAFAQAGVPVLRISTENSEDHVQSIAVAGFIEQLKRRAGDSLAVEFHPSARLFRDRDVVRALEQGRIEMAVPGVWQLDRFVPDAGLSFLPLAYGLDEARIDKLRDGKIGADINRRIEDNLGVKVLGRWIDLGAAHLFTLRARVRKIEDISGLTIRTPGGEASALRLIAQGAKPVAVPWPDLPNALKGRYLDGLVTTSETAASAKLWELGVRYLYEDRAYFAQYVPMVSGPFWNRLHPDLKSAIQDAWEANVDMARQAARQAQAQARAVLRANGVTITTPSPEELDKSRRLLMQQQPTMVKTLGIDPLLVKQAEQLLEGSP from the coding sequence ATGCTCTGCCCAGCCCGTAATGCATTCCTGGGGCTGTTTCTGTTTTTCGCGCTCTGGTCGCCCTGTGCTTTCGCCCAGGCGGGGGTGCCCGTTCTGCGCATCTCGACCGAGAATTCAGAAGATCATGTTCAGTCCATCGCCGTGGCTGGCTTCATCGAGCAGTTGAAGCGAAGGGCTGGGGATTCGCTGGCCGTCGAATTCCATCCATCGGCCCGTCTGTTTCGCGACCGCGACGTGGTGCGCGCCCTCGAACAGGGGCGCATCGAGATGGCGGTTCCCGGCGTCTGGCAGTTGGACCGTTTCGTGCCTGACGCGGGATTGAGCTTCCTGCCGCTCGCTTACGGCCTGGACGAGGCGCGCATCGACAAGCTGCGCGACGGCAAGATCGGCGCCGACATCAACAGGCGTATCGAGGACAATCTGGGCGTCAAGGTTCTTGGCCGCTGGATCGATTTGGGGGCAGCGCATCTGTTCACGCTGCGAGCGCGCGTGCGCAAGATCGAGGACATTTCCGGCCTGACCATCCGCACGCCCGGCGGCGAAGCCAGCGCGCTTCGCCTGATCGCTCAGGGCGCCAAGCCGGTTGCCGTCCCCTGGCCGGATCTGCCGAACGCCTTGAAGGGCCGCTATCTCGATGGACTGGTGACCACGTCGGAAACGGCGGCCAGCGCCAAGCTGTGGGAACTGGGGGTACGCTATCTTTACGAAGACCGCGCCTATTTCGCCCAATATGTTCCCATGGTCTCGGGGCCATTCTGGAACCGTCTGCACCCCGACTTGAAATCGGCCATCCAGGATGCCTGGGAAGCGAATGTCGACATGGCGCGCCAAGCCGCAAGGCAGGCCCAGGCCCAAGCTCGCGCCGTATTGAGGGCCAATGGGGTGACGATCACCACGCCATCGCCCGAGGAATTGGACAAGTCCCGCAGGCTGCTGATGCAACAGCAGCCGACTATGGTCAAGACCCTGGGCATCGATCCCTTACTGGTTAAACAGGCAGAGCAGTTGCTGGAGGGGTCGCCATGA
- the rpsD gene encoding 30S ribosomal protein S4, with the protein MTKRATSKYKLNRRLGLNLWGRAKSPVNKRDYGPGQHGQRRKKPSDFGTQLLAKQKLRGYYGNIGERQFRKLYQEASRRKGDTSENLIELLERRLDAVVYRLKLAPTVFAARQLVNHGHIAVNGKRVTISSYRVGDGDEISARKKAKEMALIMGSLDSNERDVPDYLEMDNREMKGKFIRAPKLSDVPYPVQMEPNLVIEYYSR; encoded by the coding sequence ATGACGAAGCGTGCAACATCTAAATACAAGCTCAATCGCCGCCTTGGCCTCAATCTGTGGGGCCGCGCCAAAAGCCCGGTCAACAAGCGCGACTACGGTCCCGGCCAGCACGGCCAGCGCCGCAAGAAGCCGTCCGACTTCGGCACCCAGCTGTTGGCCAAGCAAAAGCTGCGCGGCTATTATGGCAATATCGGCGAGCGCCAGTTCCGCAAGCTGTATCAGGAAGCCTCGCGTCGCAAGGGCGACACTTCCGAAAACCTCATTGAATTGCTCGAGCGCCGCCTGGACGCCGTGGTCTATCGCCTGAAGCTGGCCCCCACGGTCTTCGCCGCTCGTCAGTTGGTCAATCATGGCCATATCGCCGTCAACGGCAAGCGCGTCACCATTTCCTCGTATCGCGTGGGCGACGGCGACGAAATCTCGGCTCGCAAGAAGGCCAAGGAAATGGCGCTGATCATGGGCTCGCTGGACAGCAACGAGCGCGACGTGCCCGACTATCTGGAAATGGACAACAGGGAAATGAAGGGCAAGTTCATCCGCGCCCCCAAGCTCTCCGACGTGCCTTATCCGGTGCAGATGGAACCCAATCTGGTCATCGAATATTATTCGCGCTGA
- a CDS encoding PAS domain S-box protein produces MTPLDLRQKRPALINFLLIAAGSGIMTAALIGLLLNGLYLQKTAIFDSARHSSELRARMMGDHAARTLEAVDLMLFSLASELGKATASPQPELARQKLHERLLFLPQAVTLSLYDAKGELIADAKRLDAKENVSDQTFFHRHSHDGALFYLEGPLPRRFDSSGRESIRLSRLIDKGNGQFLGVLLAEIDPGFFRAFYREEDPLGQDHIALLDTQNRILASEQPSLMPSGADYSKLPLLKGMAFPKQAMSGLQRLENDELLAAFYQVNDFPLRLAILLDKPSLLFQWEQTAQKTTFVILGLILTYLCSLVLIGLLLQRRQAAEMALRVSEAHLRAIHDTTDIGIVRTDPKRRILAVNPAFAKMLGALPEELVGRDIIDFTHPEDAIASKAKFQDLQDGRLRRYSLEKRYRRQDTGATVWARVSVVSVQQDDQPILTFAMVEDITDARRSKDTIEALLRRSQLLLSAVGEGILGLDASGRVAFVNPAAEKLLGYRAQDMIGKKSHKLVHHHHADGSPHEESTCPMHVVLADGKPQLVGNDVFWRKDRTMMPVEYVATPMIAGSGIEGAVIAFRDISRRLEADNEIKRSNAELEQFAYAVSHDLQEPLRMVASYVQLLGRRYQGKLDKDADDFIGFAVDGAKRMQQMITDLLEYSRIQRKGSPMTLVDLNQPLQSALLNLDLSIGENKAQVAVDTPLPTVKADAAQMARLFQNLIGNALKYRDKSRPPEIHVAAKREDMFWIVSVSDNGIGIDPQYFDRIFQIFQRLHGRDAYPGTGIGLAVCRRIVERHGGKIWLESEPGKGSIFFLSLPVA; encoded by the coding sequence ATGACGCCCCTCGACCTTCGTCAGAAACGCCCAGCCTTAATCAATTTCCTTCTGATCGCCGCCGGTTCCGGCATCATGACGGCGGCCTTGATCGGGTTGTTGCTGAACGGCCTCTACCTGCAGAAAACAGCCATCTTCGACAGCGCCCGCCACAGCTCCGAGCTGAGGGCGCGCATGATGGGTGACCATGCCGCCAGAACCTTGGAGGCGGTGGACCTGATGCTGTTCAGCCTAGCCAGCGAGTTGGGCAAGGCGACCGCCAGCCCGCAGCCGGAACTGGCTCGTCAGAAATTGCACGAGCGGCTGCTGTTCCTGCCCCAGGCGGTGACCTTGTCGCTTTACGACGCCAAGGGCGAGCTGATCGCCGACGCCAAACGGCTGGACGCCAAGGAAAACGTATCCGATCAAACCTTCTTCCACCGCCACAGCCACGACGGAGCGCTGTTCTATCTGGAAGGCCCCCTGCCCAGACGCTTTGATTCGTCGGGCCGCGAATCCATCCGCCTGTCGCGCCTGATCGACAAAGGCAACGGGCAATTCCTGGGAGTCTTGCTGGCCGAGATCGACCCCGGTTTCTTTCGCGCCTTCTACCGCGAGGAAGACCCGCTGGGGCAGGACCATATCGCCTTGCTTGATACCCAGAACCGCATCCTGGCTTCCGAACAACCCAGCCTTATGCCGTCCGGCGCCGATTACTCGAAGCTGCCCCTGTTGAAGGGAATGGCGTTTCCCAAACAAGCGATGAGCGGGCTGCAAAGGCTCGAGAACGACGAGTTGCTGGCCGCCTTTTACCAAGTCAACGACTTCCCGTTGCGCCTTGCCATTCTGCTCGACAAGCCATCGTTGCTGTTCCAGTGGGAACAGACGGCCCAGAAAACGACCTTCGTCATTCTAGGTCTGATCCTGACCTATTTATGTTCGCTGGTTCTGATCGGCCTTTTGCTGCAACGGCGCCAAGCCGCCGAAATGGCCCTGCGCGTCAGCGAGGCGCATCTTCGGGCCATTCACGACACCACCGACATCGGGATCGTCCGCACCGACCCCAAACGGCGCATCCTGGCCGTCAATCCGGCCTTCGCAAAGATGCTGGGAGCGCTGCCCGAGGAATTGGTGGGCCGGGACATCATCGACTTTACCCATCCCGAGGACGCCATCGCCAGCAAGGCCAAATTCCAAGACCTTCAAGACGGTCGACTTCGCCGCTACAGCTTGGAAAAACGCTACCGCCGCCAAGATACCGGCGCCACGGTCTGGGCGCGCGTCAGCGTCGTCTCGGTTCAGCAAGACGACCAGCCCATCCTGACTTTCGCCATGGTCGAGGACATCACCGACGCCAGACGATCCAAGGACACGATCGAAGCGTTGCTCAGGCGCAGCCAGTTACTGCTAAGCGCGGTCGGCGAAGGCATTCTGGGGCTGGACGCCTCGGGCCGCGTGGCCTTCGTCAATCCGGCCGCCGAGAAACTGCTGGGCTACCGCGCCCAGGACATGATCGGCAAGAAAAGCCACAAGCTGGTGCATCACCATCACGCCGACGGATCGCCGCACGAGGAATCGACCTGCCCGATGCATGTCGTGCTTGCCGACGGCAAGCCGCAATTGGTCGGCAACGACGTTTTCTGGCGCAAGGACAGGACGATGATGCCGGTTGAATATGTCGCCACGCCGATGATCGCGGGTTCGGGCATCGAGGGCGCCGTCATCGCCTTTCGCGACATTTCGCGCCGACTGGAAGCCGACAACGAAATCAAGCGCTCGAACGCGGAACTCGAGCAATTCGCCTACGCCGTTTCGCACGATCTGCAAGAACCGCTGCGCATGGTGGCCAGCTATGTGCAGCTGTTGGGACGACGCTATCAGGGCAAGCTGGACAAGGACGCTGACGACTTCATCGGCTTTGCCGTCGATGGCGCCAAGCGCATGCAGCAGATGATCACCGACCTGCTCGAATATTCGCGCATCCAGCGCAAGGGCAGTCCCATGACCCTGGTCGACCTGAATCAACCCTTGCAATCGGCCCTGTTGAATCTCGATCTGTCTATTGGCGAGAACAAGGCGCAAGTCGCCGTGGACACACCCTTGCCAACGGTCAAGGCCGATGCCGCCCAGATGGCCCGCCTGTTCCAGAACCTGATCGGCAATGCGCTGAAGTACCGCGACAAGTCGCGTCCGCCCGAGATCCATGTCGCCGCCAAGCGTGAAGACATGTTCTGGATCGTCAGCGTCTCCGACAACGGCATCGGCATCGACCCCCAATATTTCGACCGCATCTTTCAAATTTTTCAGCGCCTGCACGGACGCGATGCCTATCCCGGCACCGGCATCGGTTTGGCCGTCTGCAGACGTATCGTTGAGCGCCACGGTGGGAAAATCTGGCTCGAGTCAGAACCTGGAAAAGGCTCGATCTTTTTCCTTTCGCTGCCGGTCGCTTGA
- the folE gene encoding GTP cyclohydrolase I FolE, with protein MATRNRRPALTAETSLKRKNESATLIKPSREEAEAAVRTLIRWTGDDPDREGLKGTPDRVVRAYEEFYSGYEADPVDILSRTFEETDGYDEMVVLRDIRLESNCEHHMVPILGKAHVAYLPNKRVVGISKLARVVEIYSRRLQIQEKLTSQIANCINDVLHPKGVAVVIEAAHQCMTTRGVRKPGVTMVTSRMLGAFRDDQSTRREFLAMIGNTAHGSLSNA; from the coding sequence CTGGCGACGAGAAACAGGAGACCAGCCTTGACCGCCGAAACCTCGCTGAAGCGCAAAAACGAATCCGCCACCTTGATCAAGCCATCGCGCGAGGAAGCCGAGGCGGCGGTACGCACCCTGATCCGTTGGACGGGCGACGATCCCGACCGCGAGGGGTTGAAGGGCACGCCCGACCGCGTGGTGCGCGCCTACGAGGAATTTTATTCCGGCTACGAGGCCGACCCGGTGGACATCCTCAGCCGCACTTTCGAGGAAACCGACGGCTATGACGAAATGGTGGTGTTGCGCGACATCCGCCTGGAATCCAATTGTGAACATCACATGGTGCCCATCCTGGGCAAGGCGCATGTCGCCTATTTGCCCAACAAGCGCGTGGTGGGCATTTCCAAGCTGGCCCGCGTGGTCGAAATCTATTCAAGGCGCTTGCAGATCCAAGAAAAGCTGACCAGCCAGATCGCCAACTGCATCAATGACGTGCTGCACCCCAAGGGCGTGGCGGTGGTGATCGAGGCGGCGCATCAGTGCATGACCACCAGGGGCGTGCGCAAGCCGGGCGTGACCATGGTGACCAGCCGCATGCTGGGCGCCTTCCGCGACGACCAGTCCACAAGGCGCGAATTCCTGGCCATGATCGGCAACACGGCGCATGGCAGCCTGAGCAACGCTTGA
- the rnd gene encoding ribonuclease D, giving the protein MQVITTTQDLQRFCSSLASAAFVTVDTEFIREKTFWPQLCLVQIAGPDEAAVIDPLAEGVDLSSLAELLVNPDVLKVFHAARQDVEIFLHLFGAVPTPLFDTQVAAMVCGFGESVGYETLAAKLAKARIDKSLRFTDWARRPLSERQLAYALSDVTYLRVAYEKLAARLERTGRTVWVAEEMGQLADPDTYIVPPELFWPRLKPRSTNPRFLAILREVAAWREREARERDLPRGRVIRDESLVEIAAHAPKSIDELAQVRGLSRSQAEGKWGQALLAAVAAAQALPDSECPHLDPKSEPPKGIGPLVELLRVLLKTACDKEDVAQKLVASQSDLEAIAADDTAQVPALHGWRFEVFGQLALELKHGRLGLTCTPDGKAVRMLKLDGNGASVSS; this is encoded by the coding sequence ATGCAAGTGATTACCACAACCCAGGATTTGCAGCGCTTTTGCAGCAGTCTGGCTTCTGCGGCTTTTGTGACGGTGGATACCGAATTCATCCGCGAAAAGACCTTTTGGCCGCAATTGTGCTTGGTGCAGATCGCGGGTCCCGACGAAGCGGCGGTGATCGATCCCTTGGCCGAGGGAGTCGATCTGTCTTCCTTGGCCGAACTGCTGGTCAATCCCGATGTGCTGAAAGTCTTCCATGCCGCTAGGCAGGACGTGGAAATCTTTTTGCATCTGTTCGGCGCCGTGCCCACGCCCCTGTTCGACACCCAGGTAGCGGCCATGGTCTGCGGCTTTGGCGAGTCCGTTGGCTACGAGACGCTGGCCGCCAAACTGGCCAAGGCCCGCATCGACAAAAGCCTGCGCTTTACCGATTGGGCCAGACGCCCGTTGTCCGAGCGTCAACTGGCCTATGCGCTTTCCGACGTCACTTATCTTCGCGTCGCCTATGAAAAGCTGGCCGCCCGGCTGGAACGGACGGGGCGCACGGTTTGGGTGGCCGAGGAAATGGGACAACTGGCCGATCCCGACACTTACATCGTGCCGCCCGAGCTGTTTTGGCCGCGCTTGAAGCCGCGTTCGACCAATCCCCGCTTCCTGGCCATTCTGCGCGAGGTTGCCGCTTGGCGCGAGCGCGAGGCCCGCGAGCGCGATCTGCCCAGGGGCCGCGTGATCCGCGACGAATCCCTGGTCGAAATTGCGGCGCACGCGCCCAAATCAATCGATGAACTGGCCCAGGTTCGCGGCCTGTCCCGATCGCAAGCCGAGGGGAAATGGGGCCAAGCCCTGCTGGCGGCCGTTGCGGCGGCCCAGGCTCTGCCCGATTCCGAATGCCCGCACCTCGATCCCAAATCGGAGCCGCCCAAAGGCATCGGGCCTTTGGTCGAATTGCTGCGCGTACTGTTGAAAACCGCCTGTGACAAGGAAGACGTGGCGCAAAAGCTGGTGGCCAGCCAATCCGATCTGGAGGCCATCGCCGCCGACGACACAGCCCAGGTTCCAGCCCTGCATGGCTGGCGCTTCGAAGTCTTTGGGCAGTTGGCGCTTGAACTTAAGCATGGGCGGCTTGGCCTGACCTGCACGCCCGACGGCAAGGCGGTGCGCATGCTGAAGTTGGATGGCAACGGTGCGAGCGTCTCTTCCTAA
- a CDS encoding magnesium transporter CorA family protein — translation MMAVYYPSNERLERGDAAALVRHPLWIDLLDPTRDEEMAVQNLLAIDVPTREEMQEIEATSRLYKEDNTYYLTAPILTYADGPHPESTAVTFILARACLVTVRHATPQPFLTFPQRALRQKGISPSADAVLVGLLETVVDRLADVLERVGSDLELLSREIFRPSLPARHAKLRQDRDLQATLLRVGRSGDLASKARDSLLGISRMLTFLNQATEEWNEVDTLIRVKSVTRDIGSLSEHATFTSSKVTFLLDATLGMINIEQNAIIKIFSVMAVVLMPPTLIASMYGMNFKHMPELDWVLGYPWALLLMVVCAFLPYLYFKRRGWL, via the coding sequence ATGATGGCAGTTTACTATCCTTCCAACGAGCGGCTCGAACGGGGCGATGCGGCGGCCCTGGTCCGCCATCCCTTGTGGATCGATCTGCTGGATCCCACCCGCGACGAGGAAATGGCCGTCCAGAATCTGTTGGCCATCGATGTGCCGACCCGCGAGGAGATGCAGGAAATCGAGGCCACCAGCCGTCTGTACAAGGAAGACAACACCTATTATCTGACCGCGCCAATCCTGACCTATGCCGACGGCCCGCACCCCGAAAGCACGGCCGTTACCTTCATTCTGGCCCGTGCCTGTTTGGTGACCGTGCGTCACGCCACCCCGCAGCCTTTCCTGACCTTTCCGCAGCGAGCGCTTCGCCAGAAGGGCATTTCGCCCTCGGCCGACGCCGTGCTGGTGGGGCTTCTCGAAACCGTGGTCGACCGGTTGGCCGACGTGCTGGAGCGCGTGGGCAGCGATCTGGAATTGCTGTCGCGCGAGATTTTCCGCCCGTCGCTTCCCGCCCGCCACGCCAAGCTGCGCCAGGACAGGGATTTGCAGGCCACGCTGCTGCGCGTGGGCCGCAGCGGCGATCTGGCGTCCAAGGCCCGAGACAGCTTGTTGGGCATCAGCCGCATGCTGACCTTCCTCAATCAGGCGACCGAGGAATGGAACGAGGTCGATACCCTGATTCGCGTCAAGTCGGTCACGCGCGACATCGGCTCGTTGTCCGAGCACGCGACCTTCACCTCCAGCAAGGTGACCTTTCTGCTGGACGCCACGCTGGGCATGATCAATATCGAGCAGAACGCCATCATCAAGATCTTCTCGGTGATGGCGGTGGTCTTGATGCCGCCCACGCTGATCGCCAGCATGTATGGCATGAACTTCAAGCATATGCCGGAACTGGATTGGGTTCTGGGCTATCCCTGGGCGCTGCTGCTGATGGTGGTGTGCGCCTTTCTGCCTTACCTCTATTTCAAAAGGCGTGGCTGGCTTTGA
- a CDS encoding GHKL domain-containing protein — MAPLIVKESCLNCHAAQAYKLGDVRGGISVTMPAASTLAAIEKETLRMLVQHGAAYVVISGLMVLLYLRAQAHIRTLDETARIQEDLVKTRTQELLEANAALGRSNAELEQFAYAVSHDLQEPLRMVASYVQLLGRRYQSKLDEDADAFIGYASDGAKRMQQMITDLLEFSRVQTKNDPFLPVAMDKALDLALGNLDLVLKETQCRIEADRASLPLVYGDKGQLSRLFQNLIGNAVKYRDPARAPHISIKAERQDGFWTFSVQDNGIGIEPQHFERIFRVFQRLHGRGTYEGNGIGLAICKKIVERHGGRIWVESKPGQGTCFYFTLPGYSGQIAKAGE; from the coding sequence ATGGCGCCCTTGATCGTCAAGGAGTCCTGCCTCAATTGCCATGCGGCGCAGGCCTACAAGTTGGGCGACGTGCGCGGCGGCATCAGCGTGACCATGCCGGCCGCATCCACCCTGGCCGCGATTGAAAAGGAAACCCTGCGCATGCTGGTTCAGCATGGCGCGGCCTATGTCGTCATTTCCGGCCTGATGGTTCTTTTATATTTGCGCGCCCAGGCGCATATCAGAACCCTGGACGAGACGGCGCGCATCCAAGAGGATCTGGTCAAGACGCGTACGCAAGAACTGCTTGAGGCGAATGCGGCGCTTGGGCGTTCGAATGCGGAGCTTGAGCAATTCGCCTATGCCGTCTCGCACGATTTGCAAGAGCCGCTGCGCATGGTGGCCAGCTATGTGCAATTGCTGGGGCGGCGCTATCAAAGCAAGCTGGACGAAGACGCCGACGCCTTTATCGGCTATGCCTCCGATGGCGCCAAGCGCATGCAGCAGATGATTACCGATCTGCTGGAATTTTCCAGGGTGCAGACCAAGAACGATCCATTCTTGCCGGTGGCGATGGACAAGGCGTTGGATCTGGCGCTGGGCAATCTCGATCTGGTCTTGAAGGAGACGCAATGCCGCATCGAGGCCGACCGCGCCAGCCTGCCGCTGGTTTACGGCGACAAAGGCCAGTTGAGCCGCCTGTTCCAGAACCTGATCGGCAACGCCGTCAAATACCGCGACCCGGCCAGAGCGCCGCATATCAGCATCAAGGCCGAACGCCAGGATGGCTTCTGGACCTTTTCCGTCCAGGACAACGGCATCGGCATCGAACCCCAGCATTTCGAACGCATCTTTCGCGTCTTTCAACGCCTGCATGGGCGGGGAACCTATGAAGGCAACGGCATCGGCCTGGCGATCTGCAAAAAGATCGTCGAGCGCCATGGCGGGCGCATCTGGGTGGAATCGAAACCCGGCCAGGGCACCTGCTTCTACTTCACCCTGCCCGGCTATAGCGGACAAATCGCCAAGGCAGGGGAGTGA
- the apaG gene encoding Co2+/Mg2+ efflux protein ApaG: MYSKITRAITVSVEPIYLEDQSNPEENHFVWAYRVKIENGGAETVQLLRRHWRITDAMGRQQEVEGPGVVGETPVLQPGESFEYTSGTPLPTASGIMVGTYKMETERGEVFDVNIPAFSLDSPHQHSLLN; encoded by the coding sequence ATGTACAGCAAGATCACACGCGCCATCACCGTTTCGGTCGAACCCATCTATCTCGAGGATCAGTCCAACCCCGAGGAGAACCATTTCGTCTGGGCTTACCGGGTCAAGATCGAGAACGGGGGGGCGGAAACCGTTCAGTTGCTGCGCCGCCACTGGCGCATTACCGACGCCATGGGCCGCCAGCAGGAAGTCGAGGGGCCGGGCGTGGTCGGAGAGACGCCGGTTTTGCAGCCGGGCGAGAGTTTCGAATATACGTCGGGAACGCCTTTACCCACCGCTTCCGGCATCATGGTCGGCACCTACAAGATGGAAACCGAGCGGGGCGAAGTGTTCGACGTGAACATTCCGGCCTTTTCGCTCGACAGCCCCCATCAGCATTCCTTGCTGAATTAG
- the dapE gene encoding succinyl-diaminopimelate desuccinylase codes for MTDLSAPLGLARDLIQRRSITPQDDGCLEVLKRALTELGFTCHDLPFGEVRNLYARRGSASPHFCFAGHTDVVPPGQGWSVDPFEAQLVDGVLFGRGAVDMKSAIACFVAAVARLGDGHPGSISLLITGDEEGVATHGTVKVLDWMNAKGETPDCCLVGEPTNPKSIGDAVKVGRRGSLNGRLTVNGIQGHAAYPHLADNPLPRLLRILTALTANPLDQGSAQFEPSTFTLTTIDTGNAATNVIPAQAKAGFNIRFNDLHSSASLDAWLRKTIAEAGGDADWKLDIEVSGESFLTPQGPFVDAVCDAIKDVTGKNPERSTSGGTSDARFITRHCPVIEFGLGGATMHKSDERVPLDDLESLTLIYRRVLERVLAS; via the coding sequence TTGACCGACCTTTCAGCCCCCCTGGGCCTGGCCCGCGATCTGATCCAAAGGCGCAGCATCACGCCCCAGGACGATGGCTGCCTGGAAGTGCTGAAACGGGCGCTGACCGAGCTGGGCTTTACCTGCCACGATCTGCCCTTCGGCGAGGTGCGCAATCTGTACGCCCGGCGCGGAAGCGCCAGCCCGCATTTCTGCTTTGCGGGCCATACCGATGTGGTGCCGCCGGGCCAGGGCTGGAGCGTCGATCCCTTTGAAGCCCAACTGGTGGATGGGGTTCTGTTTGGGCGCGGCGCGGTGGATATGAAGAGCGCCATCGCCTGTTTCGTGGCCGCCGTGGCGCGCCTGGGAGATGGGCATCCCGGCTCGATCAGCCTGCTGATCACCGGCGACGAGGAGGGGGTCGCCACCCACGGCACGGTCAAGGTGCTGGACTGGATGAATGCAAAGGGCGAAACGCCGGATTGCTGCTTGGTCGGCGAACCCACCAATCCCAAAAGCATCGGCGACGCCGTAAAGGTGGGACGGCGCGGCAGCCTGAATGGCCGTTTGACCGTGAACGGCATTCAAGGTCACGCCGCCTATCCGCATCTGGCCGACAATCCCCTGCCCCGGTTGCTGCGGATTTTGACGGCCCTGACCGCCAACCCGCTGGATCAGGGATCGGCGCAATTCGAACCCTCAACCTTCACGCTGACCACCATCGACACCGGCAACGCGGCCACCAACGTCATTCCCGCGCAGGCCAAGGCGGGCTTCAACATCCGCTTCAACGATCTGCACAGTTCCGCCTCGCTTGACGCTTGGCTGCGCAAAACCATCGCCGAGGCTGGCGGCGACGCGGATTGGAAGCTGGACATCGAAGTATCGGGCGAATCATTCCTCACCCCTCAGGGGCCGTTCGTCGATGCGGTGTGCGACGCCATCAAGGACGTCACCGGCAAAAATCCCGAGCGCTCGACATCGGGCGGCACGTCGGACGCCAGATTCATCACCCGTCATTGCCCGGTGATCGAGTTCGGCCTGGGCGGAGCCACCATGCATAAATCCGACGAGCGCGTGCCGCTTGACGATTTGGAAAGCCTGACCCTGATTTATCGACGCGTGCTGGAACGGGTGTTGGCATCATGA
- the dapD gene encoding 2,3,4,5-tetrahydropyridine-2,6-dicarboxylate N-succinyltransferase, giving the protein MDTARLAADIESAWEARDTLTIATTGPMRDCVNAALEGLDAGLLRVAEKKDGTWIVHQWVKKAVLLSFRLNDIEPIPGAPGGATWYDKVPSKFEGWDKARFKQAGFRAVPGSIVRRSAYIAPGVVLMPSFVNLGARVDANTMVDTWATVGSCAQIGKNVHLSGGAGIGGVLEPLQAGPVIIEDNCFIGARAEVAEGVIVEEGAVLSMGVYLGASTRIIDRATGEVFMGRVPAYSVVVPGALPGKTLPDGAPGPSLYCAVIVKRVDERTRSKVSINELLRD; this is encoded by the coding sequence ATGGATACCGCCCGGCTTGCCGCCGACATCGAAAGCGCTTGGGAAGCGCGCGACACCCTCACCATCGCCACCACCGGCCCGATGCGCGATTGCGTCAACGCAGCGCTTGAGGGCCTTGATGCGGGGCTGCTGCGGGTGGCGGAAAAGAAGGACGGGACCTGGATCGTCCATCAATGGGTGAAGAAGGCGGTTTTGCTGTCCTTTCGCCTGAACGACATCGAGCCGATCCCGGGCGCTCCGGGTGGCGCCACTTGGTACGACAAGGTGCCCAGCAAGTTCGAAGGCTGGGACAAGGCTCGTTTCAAGCAGGCCGGTTTCAGGGCGGTGCCCGGCTCGATCGTGCGCCGTTCGGCCTATATCGCGCCCGGCGTGGTCTTGATGCCCAGCTTCGTCAATCTGGGGGCCAGGGTCGACGCCAACACCATGGTCGATACCTGGGCCACCGTGGGGTCTTGCGCCCAGATCGGCAAGAACGTGCATCTATCGGGCGGGGCGGGGATCGGCGGCGTGCTGGAACCTTTGCAGGCCGGCCCGGTGATCATCGAGGATAATTGCTTCATCGGCGCCAGGGCCGAAGTGGCCGAGGGCGTGATCGTGGAAGAAGGGGCGGTGCTCAGCATGGGCGTCTATCTGGGCGCTTCCACCCGCATCATCGACCGCGCCACCGGCGAAGTGTTCATGGGCCGGGTCCCCGCCTATTCGGTGGTGGTGCCGGGCGCCCTTCCCGGCAAAACCCTGCCCGATGGCGCACCCGGACCCAGCCTGTATTGCGCCGTCATCGTCAAGCGCGTCGATGAAAGAACCCGCTCCAAAGTGTCCATCAACGAGTTGTTGCGCGATTGA
- a CDS encoding DUF86 domain-containing protein, which yields MPSERKTERFKEILSFIERVEVSFVELDVGDYTTYLSDTKAQDILERNILRIAEAAAKIGFEDLETMSPDAPWRSLYAMANRLRHGYDRVDHAIVWDTWETDFPVLREAAKQALIQTEN from the coding sequence GTGCCTTCTGAACGCAAGACCGAGCGGTTCAAGGAAATCCTGTCCTTCATTGAGCGGGTAGAAGTTTCATTCGTCGAATTGGATGTCGGCGATTACACGACCTATCTGTCCGACACCAAAGCCCAGGATATCCTTGAGCGCAATATTCTGCGCATTGCCGAGGCGGCGGCTAAAATCGGTTTCGAGGATTTGGAAACGATGTCGCCGGATGCGCCGTGGCGGTCTTTGTACGCCATGGCCAACCGACTGCGTCACGGCTATGACCGTGTCGATCACGCCATCGTTTGGGATACGTGGGAAACCGATTTCCCAGTGCTGCGTGAGGCTGCCAAACAGGCGCTAATCCAGACGGAAAATTAG